Genomic segment of Xenopus laevis strain J_2021 chromosome 4S, Xenopus_laevis_v10.1, whole genome shotgun sequence:
tcatgtgactttttgtcacaaatcaaggaattaaaaaatggtttccccttcccacccctaatttgcatatgcaaataaggattcagttcagtattcggccgaatcttttgcaaaggattcgggggctcAGCTgtatccaaaaaagtggatttggtgcatccctagttctgatACAATTTAAAGCTTGCATAAAGCAATCAAAGCAGCCACAGTGTGGAGGGCCCCACAGGAGAGGGCCGCGGCCACCAGTTGGAGAGCACTGATTTCGGCTATGGAGCTTAAAGGTTAGGAGTGTGCATACGGGGGGCTGATATGGAGGGGTGGGGGGACCAAAGGCCAGGGGGTGCCATGGTGTAAATCTTACCAGTTGCAATATGTTGAATTAATCATAAGGGTGGTGTTGGCAATAGGTGGGCCAATCATAAGAGATCCTACACTtgcttttttaaagcaaacatttgattgtttACTAGATTTGAAgtaaactttgcattttatttcccTCTGTTTTTAATACCCGAATAAATCATTTCATCCTGTCCCAGTTTGACATCATTGAGCCATTGGTGATCCTAAagaaataaggattaaatatcaAGTTCCTACAGTGGCAACCTGACTTATCCAATAGAATTCATAAATGTCTTGAGCCTTGCCATGGTCCTATTTGTCTTCCACGCTGCTTCTGAAAATAAAAGCTTCATGTTGAATACACTTCTACTCACGATCCATATTGGAAAAATGAACAATGTtgttataaaaatagtttttattccaataaatatttctatatttacaaaacatataGTATGCGATGAGTAGTTATAGCTGCTCCACACTCTCTGCTCTAAAGGATAGATTGGAAATTCCCATTTCTACTCCTCTTTCAATCTTCCGGTGCTTACGCCTTCCTCTTCTCCTCAGCCAATATCCCAACGCAGCTAAGCCCATCATCCCTGCCATCACTGCAATAGTCACACCTGTCCATAATAATATCCTGGATGCCTTTGTGACAGTTGTATGTATTATCCTGCAAGCGCCTGGTTTACCCCAATCCCagttttcttcttcatcttctccaACATCGACCTTGCTCTTTCCAGCCTCATTAAAGGCTACTACACACACTCTGTAGGATGTATCTGGAAAAAGTTTTTCTATGAAGTAAAAACGATAGGTGGAATTAAGGACTGGTCCACTCTGCAGAGGGTTTCCACTAGTCCCATGGAGGACTCTGTAGCCACGTACAGTGGACAGGGGAGAACACCACCTCAAACTGACTCCACTTTCCTCAGGAACTGATTGCATTAGGCGTGGTGGATCTGGTGGGACTGAAGGTCCATCTACTCCAGGGCACAGACAATGGAATCCTCCAGCTTTTTGTGTCTCGTTACAAGGAACCTCCAGGTGTTTGCAGCGATCATAGTCGCAGGGCTTGAGATAATCAGATGAGGGAGGCAGAATCACCTTTGCTTCGCTATCATTATCATCTTTATCATCATAGTATTCCACATCCATCCCACCATTTATAGACTGGATATGTTCAATGGCACTTCTTTCTCTCCATGTGTTATTTGGGTTTAGTGATAGAGTAGACTGACTAATACCAACAGTTGTGACAGTAATTATGTCCATCCCTCTGCCCTTTAGTTCTATGTTCTTCCTTCCATGATTGGGAGGTGCTGTGGTACCTGCAGTGGAAATATGAAagggaagaagaagcagcagcagcagagtagGGAATTGAGACATCTAGATAAGGACGGATAATGAAAAGAAGAGCATAAAGGCAAGAGTGGACGGAAACAtagaagaaggaaaaagaaaagaagtaattattattatgatggtATGACAATGAAGATTTtcgttcatccaggtcatggtatatctagtataggttaatctaaaaacaactggacttgctgagtaatcaataaagacgtttcactactcatcccaactgaagaagctgctcggatgagtagtgaaac
This window contains:
- the LOC108715155 gene encoding LRRN4 C-terminal-like protein, with the translated sequence MSQFPTLLLLLLLPFHISTAGTTAPPNHGRKNIELKGRGMDIITVTTVGISQSTLSLNPNNTWRERSAIEHIQSINGGMDVEYYDDKDDNDSEAKVILPPSSDYLKPCDYDRCKHLEVPCNETQKAGGFHCLCPGVDGPSVPPDPPRLMQSVPEESGVSLRWCSPLSTVRGYRVLHGTSGNPLQSGPVLNSTYRFYFIEKLFPDTSYRVCVVAFNEAGKSKVDVGEDEEENWDWGKPGACRIIHTTVTKASRILLWTGVTIAVMAGMMGLAALGYWLRRRGRRKHRKIERGVEMGISNLSFRAESVEQL